The Brassica napus cultivar Da-Ae chromosome C7, Da-Ae, whole genome shotgun sequence genome has a segment encoding these proteins:
- the LOC106410387 gene encoding fructose-bisphosphate aldolase 2, chloroplastic-like: protein MASTSLLKASPVLDKSEWVKGQSVLFRQPSSAAVVLRNRATSITVRAASSYADELVKTAKTIASPGRGILAMDESNATCGKRLDSIGLENTEANRQAYRTLLVSAPGLGQYISGAILFEETLYQSTTEGKKMVDVLVEQNIVPGIKVDKGLVPLVGSNNESWCQGLDGLSSRTAAYYQHGARFAKWRTVVSIPNGPSALAVKEAAWGLARYAAISQDSGLVPIVEPEILLDGEHDIDRTYEVAEKVWAEVFFYLAQNNVMFEGILLKPSMVTPGAESKDRATPEQVASYTLKLLRNRIPPAVPGIMFLSGGQSELEATLNLNAMNQAPNPWHVSFSYARALQNTCLKTWGGRAENVNAAQTTLLTRAKANSLAQLGKYTGEGESEEAKEGMFVKGYTY from the exons atgGCATCAACCTCACTCCTCAAGGCTTCTCCAGTGTTGGACAAATCTGAGTGGGTCAAGGGCCAAAGTGTTCTCTTCCGTCAGCCTTCCTCCGCCGCAGTCGTCCTACGCAACCGTGCCACCTCCATTACCGTCCGCGCCGCTTCTTCCTACGCCGATGAGCTCGTTAAGACAGCG AAAACAATTGCGTCTCCTGGACGAGGAATCTTGGCGATGGACGAGTCGAACGCGACATGCGGGAAGCGTTTGGACTCGATAGGGCTAGAGAACACTGAGGCAAACCGTCAAGCATACCGGACGCTGCTTGTCTCTGCACCAGGTCTCGGACAGTACATCTCCGGTGCAATCCTGTTCGAGGAGACTCTGTATCAGTCTACCACCGAAGGCAAGAAAATGGTCGACGTCCTCGTCGAGCAAAACATTGTTCCCGGTATCAAAGTTGACAAG GGTCTGGTGCCACTTGTTGGATCTAACAATGAGTCATGGTGCCAAGGACTCGACGGTCTATCCTCTCGGACCGCTGCTTACTACCAACATGGTGCTCGTTTCGCCAAATG GCGTACTGTGGTGAGCATTCCCAACGGTCCGTCTGCTCTAGCTGTGAAAGAAGCTGCTTGGGGCCTTGCTCGATACGCTGCCATTTCACAA GACAGTGGATTGGTTCCAATAGTGGAGCCAGAGATATTGTTGGACGGAGAACACGACATTGACAGGACTTACGAAGTAGCAGAGAAGGTTTGGGCTGAGGTTTTCTTTTACCTTGCTCAGAACAATGTCATGTTTGAAGGTATCCTCCTGAAGCCGAGCATGGTGACTCCAGGAGCCGAGTCTAAAGACAGAGCTACTCCTGAACAAGTTGCCTCCTACACCCTTAAGCTCCTCCGCAACAGAATCCCTCCTGCCGTCCCCGGAATCATG TTCTTGTCGGGAGGACAGTCTGAGTTGGAGGCAACGTTGAACCTGAACGCCATGAACCAGGCACCAAACCCGTGGCACGTGTCCTTCTCCTACGCACGTGCTCTTCAGAACACTTGCCTGAAAACCTGGGGAGGCAGAGCTGAGAACGTGAACGCAGCTCAGACCACTCTCTTGACTCGAGCCAAGGCCAATTCGTTGGCTCAGCTCGGCAAATACACCGGAGAAGGTGAGTCTGAAGAGGCTAAGGAGGGTATGTTCGTCAAAGGCTACACCTACTGA
- the LOC106409082 gene encoding B-box zinc finger protein 19: MRILCDACENAAAIVFCAADEAALCRACDEKVHMCNKLASRHVRVGLAEPSNAPCCDICENAPAFFYCEIDGSSLCLQCDMVVHVGGKRTHGRFLLLRQRIEFPGDDKPKPNNTRDNLQNQRVSASANGEANGKTTDDEMIDLNSNPQRASSNNHGIDVHNTNNHETPGVVPFKREPEK, translated from the exons ATGAGGATTTTGTGTGATGCGTGCGAGAACGCAGCTGCTATCGTCTTCTGCGCCGCCGATGAAGCTGCCCTTTGCCGCGCCTGTGATGAAAAA GTTCATATGTGCAATAAGCTAGCTAGTCGGCATGTACGTGTAGGTTTAGCTGAACCAAGCAATGCCCCTTGCTGCGATATTTGCGAAAATGCACCTG CCTTCTTTTACTGTGAGATAGATGGTAGTTCGCTTTGTCTGCAGTGTGACATGGTAGTTCATGTTGGTGGCAAGCGAACACACGGCCGCTTTCTTTTGCTCAGACAGAGAATTGAG TTTCCAGGGGACGACAAGCCTAAACCAAACAATACGAGAGACAACTTGCAAAACCAAAGAGTCTCTGCAAGTGCCAACGGTGAAGCTAATGGCAAGACTACTGATGACGAAATGATTGATCTCAACTCTAACCCTCAGAGAGCATCATCAAATAACCAT GGTATCGATGTACATAACACGAACAATCACGAGACTCCAGGTGTTGTACCCTTTAAACGAGAGCCTGAGAAGTGA